The DNA region TCTTACGTCCAGGTGATAAGACAGCTCTCATTGGACAAAATGACATCCAAACAACTGCTTTGATTCGTGCCCTCATGGGAGATATTGAATACGAAGGAACTGTCAAATGGGGGATTACTACCAGTCAATCCTATCTGCCAAAAGATAATACTCGTGACTTTGACACAAATGAATCCATTCTTGACTGGCTTCGTCAATTTGCTAGCAAGGAAGAAGATGACAATACCTTCTTGCGTGGTTTCCTAGGTCGTATGCTCTTCTCAGGTGATGAGGTTAACAAACCTGTAAACGTCTTGTCGGGGGGAGAGAAGGTGCGCGTGATGTTATCTAAACTCATGCTCCTCAAGTCCAATGTCTTAGTGTTAGATGATCCAACCAATCACTTAGATTTGGAATCTATTTCAAGTCTTAACGATGGTTTAAAAGCCTTCAAAGAATCAATTATCTTTGCTAGCCACGACCATGAATTTATTCAAACTTTAGCTAACCACATTATCGTTATTTCCAAGAATGGGGTCATTGACCGTATTGATGAAACCTACGATGAATTCTTGGAAAATGCTGAAGTACAAGCTAAAGTACAAGAACTTTGGAAAGTATAATAAAAAGGCGATTGAATCGCCTTTTCTTTTAAGCCTATGAAAAAATTATTTACTAACCAACCCTTTTATTATATTCTATCATTCATTGTACCACTAACTATCATTTCAATCACCTTATCAATCCAGGGAATATGGTGGGGCAGCGATACAACTATATTGGCAAGCGATAGCTTTCATCAATATGTTATTTTCAACCAGACCTTGCGAAACATTTTACACGGAGACGGTTCCTTATTTTATACTTTTACAAGTGGTTTAGGGCTTAATTTTTACGCCCTCTCTTCCTACTATTTAGGATCGTTTCTATCTCCTTTGGCTTTCTTCTTTAATTTACAATCCATGCCAGATGCCCTTTATCTTTTCACTATTGTCAAGTTTGGATTGACAGGTTTGTCAACTTTTACTAGTTTAAAAGGAATTCATTCCAATCTAAAAAATGGATGGGCAATCTTACTTGCTACCAGCTTCTCCTTGATGAGTTTTGCTACAAGCCAATTGGAAATTAGTAGCTGGTTAGATGTTTTTATTCTTATCCCCATCATCCTACTTGGCCTACATAAACTAATAACAGGAAAAGGGCAAATTATTTACTACATTTCTCTGACCTGTTTATTTGTCCAAAATTACTATTTTGGTTACATGGCTGCTATTTTTCTGACACTATGGACATTAGTCCAGATTTCTTGGTTGAAGACTGGGAAAATAAAAACCTTTATCACCTTTACCACCGTGTCAATTCTATCTGCTTTAAGTAGTATGTTCATGCTGCTTCCAACTTATTTAGATTTAAAAACTCATGGAGAGACCTTTACAAAGATTGTCAATCTCAAAACTGACGACTCTTGGTACTTAGACTTTTTTGCTAAAAATTTAGTAGGTAGCTTCGATACAACAAAATTCGGATCTATACCCATGATTTCAGTAGGTCTAGTACCACTCATACTGGCGCTTCTATTCTTTACACTAACAAAAGTAAAATGGACAATCAAGCTCTCCTATGCCCTACTTTTTATCTTTATTATCGCAAGTTTTTATTTCCAACCACTCAATCTATTTTGGCAAGGTATGCATGCGCCAAATATGTTTCTCTATCGATATGCCTGGGTACTCTCAACTTCGCTTATCTATTTAGCAGCAGAGACCTTAGTACGCTTAGACCAACTAAAATTTAAATCAATTCTCTTGATAATTTCTCTACTTTTTGTAGGTTTTCTAGCAACGTACCTCTTTAGGAATCATTACGATTTTTTAAAGGATGTAAACTTCCTATTGACACTAGAATTTCTAGTAGCCTATCTCATTCTTTTTGTAACCATCATAAGCTACAAATCATCTAAATGGATTAACATAGCTCTTCTGGCTTTTAGCACCTTAGAAATTGGACTGCATACTCACTATCAAGTTCAGGGCTTATCTGATGAATGGCATTTTCCTAGTCGTTCAAACTATGAAGAAAAATTAACGAATATTGACAGTCTTGTAAAATCAACTAAAGCTTTCAATAACTCTTTCTATCGCACTGAGCGACTGTTGCCACAAACTGGTAATGACAGCATGAAATTTAATTACAATGGTATTTCTCAATTTTCGTCAATCCGAAATCGAGCTTCTAGCTCGGTATTAGACAAACTGGGCTTCCGCTCAGATGGTACCAATCTAAATCTCCGTTATCAAAATAATACTATTATTGCAGATAGTCTATTTGGAATCAAGTACAATCTAGCCACATCCGACCCAAATAAATTTGGTTTTATGCTGCATCAGAGTAAGGATAACATCGGTATCTATGAAAATCGTTTTCATCAAGAATTAGCAATGTTGACTGAAGGAGTTTACAAAGATGTAAACTTTACTAATTTAACACTTGACAATCAAGCCAAGTTTCTCAATCAAATTACAGGGCTTTCTCAAAAATACTATCACTCCCTTACTAGCATTTCCTCACAAAATACAACTGAACTTAGTGATAGAATAACAGTTAATAAGAAAGATGATGAAAATGCAGCTCAAGCCAGTTATACATTGACAGTTCCTGCAAATAGCCAAGTATATTTAAATTTACCTAAACTAACTTTAGCAAATGAGAATCATAAAAAAGTTGTCATTACTGTCAATAATCAGTCAAGTGAGTTTACACTTGATAATACCTTTTCTTTCTTTAACATAGGAAATTTTGATACTGAAACGCAGGTACAAGTGAACATTTACTTCCCAGAAAATAATCAAGTATCATTTGATAGACCACAATTTTACAGATTAGACTTGACTGCCTTTCAACACGCAATGGCAAGCCTAAAAGAGAAAAATGTAGCTGTAAAAACAAATAAAAATAATGTGATTGTTGATTTTAAAACTGAAAAAGAAGCCTCACTACTCTTTACTTTGCCTTATGATAAAGGTTGGAGAGCAACCATTGATGGTCAAACAGCTAACATTCAAAAGGCTCAGAATGGTTTGATGAAACTAGATGTAAAACCCGGTCAGACAAAGGTAGTGATGACCTTTATCCCTCAAGGATTTCATTTAGGGCTTCTTATCTCTTGTTGCGCAAGCTCCACCTTTATTGTCTATCAGTTGCTCAAACGAAAGTATTTCAAAAACCGAGAAAGTTAATTTCCTCGGTTTTTTTTACTGTTACTTGAAAATAAAGAAAACCTTGATTTCTCAAGGTCTCCTACACTTTATTTACTCCGCCAACAGGGCTCGAACCTGTGACATCATGATTAACAGTCATGCGCTCTACCAACTGAGCTATGGCGGAAAGAATAGTCCGTACGGGATTCGAACCCGTGTTACCGCCGTGAAAAGGCGGTGTCTTAACCCCTTGACCAACGGACCATCTTTGGAACAATAACTAGTATAATACACGGGTCTTTTTTTGTCAACACATTTTTCAAAATTTTACCGTATTGACAGAACTCGTTGTTTAATGTACAATAAGGGAGGTTAGAGTATGGTTCCATAGCTCAGCTGGATAGAGCATTCGCCTTCTAAGCGAACGGTCGCAGGTTCGAATCCTGCTGGAATCATCTAGTCCTACCTCTGGTAGGTCTTTTTTTCTTGCCACAATTTATAATTGATATATAGAACCGGTAGAATAAGTCCAATGAGTGCATACTCTTTTAGTTGGATAGATAAGTGAGTGGATACGATAACCCCTAGCATAAATCCTATGATGGTAAATAGGATATTCCTACCAGTTTTTTTTAGTTCAGGATCCCTTTCCATCGTCCCTTTAAACCAAAGGTAGGCCGCATTTTTTACATTGCCTGTCATCATAACATTAGCATAGGGAGCACCACGTAATCTCCTAAATGTTTCTACCTGAATGGAAGCTACAAAAGCAAGACTGGCAATTGTAAATGGAGGAGGCATAATTGGCGACAAAACAATAGTAAGAAGAATCAACAGTAGCATGATTAAACTACTACCAAAATGCCAGAACCACGATTGTTTTTCAAAATATTTTCTAGCTAGATAGGTAAAAAATTGTCCAAATACAAAAAATAAAATAGGAATACAAAAATTCACTACTTGCACAAAGTCACCTCTAGCTAAAAAATAAGCAAGAGAAATAACATTCCCTGATTGTACACCAGCAAAACGTCCACCCTGAGTCACAAAAGTGAAAGCATTTAGATAACCACTAATAAAGGTCAAGGAACAAGCTATGCGTAAACCCTCAAAAATACGATAATCTTTTTGATTCATATTAACTCCTTGTTTCACGTGAAACTATTTATGATAGGGGCTTCCTTGTTGGATCATAAAAGCACGATAAATTTGCTCTATGAGAACCAATTTCATCAATTGATGTGGGAGCGTTAGTTTTCCGAAACTCATCAATAAATTGGCTCTTTTTTTGACATTTAAATCTAACCCTAGACTGCCACCGATAATAAAAGCTATATCTGAATAACCATTTATCACAATATCAGATAATTTTTTACTAAATTCCTCAGAAGGAAACTGCTGTCCCTCTATCGCCAAAGCAATAACAAAGTCTCGTTCCCCAATCCTAGTCATGATTCGATCAGATTCTTTTTTCAAAATTTGTTCATTTTCCGCTTGACTAGCTCTATCTGGTGTTTTCTCATCTGGAAGTTCAATCAACTCCAACTTAGTGAAACGTCCCAAACGTTTGCTGTACTCTGCAATACCATCTTTAAGATATTTTTCTTTCAATTTTCCAACAGTAATCAATTTTATTTTCATAAAATTATTGTAACATATCCACAATAACTTGACTGAAAATATTTTTAGAAAATGAGATAATAACTGACTTTTTTTCACATTATTCAATAGTTATCCACAGTTTGTGGATTGATTTTTAGAAACTTTAAGTTATAATTAAGAAAGTAGGAGTAATCTTAGGAAAAAATAAAGAAATTGGTAGGAATTCTTGTATGAAAAAATATTTGAAATTTACTATTCTGTTTGCTGTTGGTCTTTTGGGTGGTTTAGTTGGTTCTTTCATGACTGCCTCTTTCTTTCAACCACAAGCACAACAACAGGCAAATTCTACTATTACAAATGTCAGCAAGGTGCAATACAATAATGAGACCTCTACTACAAAAGCAGTAGAAAAGGTGCAAAATGCTGTTGTTTCAGTAATTAACTATCAAAAATCAGCAAACAATAGCCTACGCTCCATCTTCGGAAATATTGATACACCGGATGAACCTGTAGTAGCTGGAGAAGGTTCGGG from Streptococcus ruminantium includes:
- a CDS encoding YfhO family protein, giving the protein MKKLFTNQPFYYILSFIVPLTIISITLSIQGIWWGSDTTILASDSFHQYVIFNQTLRNILHGDGSLFYTFTSGLGLNFYALSSYYLGSFLSPLAFFFNLQSMPDALYLFTIVKFGLTGLSTFTSLKGIHSNLKNGWAILLATSFSLMSFATSQLEISSWLDVFILIPIILLGLHKLITGKGQIIYYISLTCLFVQNYYFGYMAAIFLTLWTLVQISWLKTGKIKTFITFTTVSILSALSSMFMLLPTYLDLKTHGETFTKIVNLKTDDSWYLDFFAKNLVGSFDTTKFGSIPMISVGLVPLILALLFFTLTKVKWTIKLSYALLFIFIIASFYFQPLNLFWQGMHAPNMFLYRYAWVLSTSLIYLAAETLVRLDQLKFKSILLIISLLFVGFLATYLFRNHYDFLKDVNFLLTLEFLVAYLILFVTIISYKSSKWINIALLAFSTLEIGLHTHYQVQGLSDEWHFPSRSNYEEKLTNIDSLVKSTKAFNNSFYRTERLLPQTGNDSMKFNYNGISQFSSIRNRASSSVLDKLGFRSDGTNLNLRYQNNTIIADSLFGIKYNLATSDPNKFGFMLHQSKDNIGIYENRFHQELAMLTEGVYKDVNFTNLTLDNQAKFLNQITGLSQKYYHSLTSISSQNTTELSDRITVNKKDDENAAQASYTLTVPANSQVYLNLPKLTLANENHKKVVITVNNQSSEFTLDNTFSFFNIGNFDTETQVQVNIYFPENNQVSFDRPQFYRLDLTAFQHAMASLKEKNVAVKTNKNNVIVDFKTEKEASLLFTLPYDKGWRATIDGQTANIQKAQNGLMKLDVKPGQTKVVMTFIPQGFHLGLLISCCASSTFIVYQLLKRKYFKNRES
- the rlmH gene encoding 23S rRNA (pseudouridine(1915)-N(3))-methyltransferase RlmH, producing the protein MKIKLITVGKLKEKYLKDGIAEYSKRLGRFTKLELIELPDEKTPDRASQAENEQILKKESDRIMTRIGERDFVIALAIEGQQFPSEEFSKKLSDIVINGYSDIAFIIGGSLGLDLNVKKRANLLMSFGKLTLPHQLMKLVLIEQIYRAFMIQQGSPYHK